From Carya illinoinensis cultivar Pawnee chromosome 5, C.illinoinensisPawnee_v1, whole genome shotgun sequence, one genomic window encodes:
- the LOC122309266 gene encoding ribonuclease 1-like codes for MKPNCSILFKLLILQCLSLQCVSQNFDFFFFVQQWPASYCDTKQSCCYPTSGKPAADFGIHGLWPNYKDGSYPSNCDADSPFNQAEVSDLSSSMQKNWPSLACPSSNSVGFWTHEWVKHGTCSQSVLDQHGYFASALNLKQRSSLLQSLNRAGIEADGKSYSLQSIREAIKEAIGYTPWIECNTDASGNSQLYQIYLCVDTSGSDFIECPVFPKGKCSSAIEFPSF; via the exons ATGAAGCCCAACTGTTCGATCTTGTTCAAGCTTTTGATACTACAATGTCTGTCGCTTCAATGTGTTTCCCAGAACTtcgatttcttcttctttgtccaGCAG TGGCCAGCATCGTACTGTGACACAAAGCAGAGTTGTTGCTACCCAACGAGCGGGAAGCCTGCAGCAGACTTCGGCATTCACGGGCTTTGGCCTAATTACAAGGATGGCTCCTACCCTTCAAACTGCGATGCCGATAGCCCTTTCAATCAAGCTGAG GTATCAGACCTCTCAAGCAGTATGCAAAAAAATTGGCCATCACTGGCATGCCCAAGCAGCAATAGCGTAGGGTTCTGGACACACGAGTGGGTGAAACATGGCACATGCTCACAGTCTGTCCTCGACCAACATGGATACTTCGCATCAGCTCTCAACCTCAAACAGAGATCAAGCCTCCTCCAATCCCTTAACAGAGCAG gAATAGAGGCAGATGGGAAATCGTACAGCCTACAAAGCATCAGGGAAGCCATAAAAGAAGCAATTGGGTATACTCCATGGATAGAGTGCAATACGGATGCTTCGGGTAACAGCCAGCTTTACCAGATCTACCTGTGCGTGGATACTTCTGGGTCAGACTTCATCGAATGTCCTGTGTTTCCCAAGGGAAAATGCAGTTCAGCGATTGAGTTCCCTTCATTTTAA
- the LOC122309268 gene encoding extracellular ribonuclease LE-like, with protein MITCTEAIPHQADQRKIEMKSYHSFFVELLVLQCLALASASLGYNFHYFVQQWPGSHSCVTRKSCHPTTGKPATNFSISGFRPYYKDGSSETFCNVSNINRPFDLSKISDLTSKMQANWPSLACPCMQRQYYRPMVT; from the exons ATGATCACATGCACAGAAGCAATACCACACCAAGCTGATCAGAGAAAAATAGAGATGAAATCTTACCATTCTTTCTTCGTTGAACTTCTAGTGCTTCAATGCTTAGCACTTGCGTCTGCATCGCTTGGATATAATTTCCACTACTTTGTACAGCAG TGGCCGGGATCGCACTCATGTGTCACAAGGAAAAGTTGTCACCCAACAACAGGAAAACCCGCAACAAATTTCAGCATCAGTGGGTTTCGGCCATATTACAAAGATGGCTCATCCGAGACCTTCTGCAATGTTTCTAACATTAACCGGCCTTTTGATCTATCCAAG ATCTCGGACCTGACCTCTAAAATGCAAGCAAATTGGCCATCACTAGCGTGCCCATGCATGCAGCGACAGTACTACAGGCCTATGGTTACATGA
- the LOC122310705 gene encoding probable apyrase 6 isoform X1, translating into MRRLNARARVHSKRKADIVMDPIKLQIRPGARSNLFSRNSSSKHRKSSLFIFALISISFALLLCYLLVFGRSSRNSVKRKYGIVIDGGSTGTRIHVIEYRVENGNTIYDFGKDGLASMRVNPGLSAFAEDSHGAGGSLNELLEFGKGRVPKELWGQTEIRLMATAGLRLLESDLRDRIMESCRRVLRSSVFKFRDEWASIITGADEGIYAWVVANYALGTLGGDPLQTTGIIELGGASAQVTFVSSESMPPEFSHSVRFGNITYNLYSHSFLHFGQNVAFDSLREALVLGDLNLVTESLEKRILIDPCTPKGYSHSVESWKLSPGSLDTKNRYLATLQSKGNFSECRNAALMLLQKGKEKCSYQSCHIGSTFIPKLQGKFLATENFFYTSKFFDLAPRSFLSELMMAGQQFCGEDWLKLKTKYRSLKEEDLLQYCFSSAYIVALLHDSLGVSFNDERIGVSNQVGNIPLDWALGAFILQSTAKLDLEHAHWIANIIRIDSPTLLMIIAIFLVLMFTAWSVSKWRKPQLKTIYDLEKGRYIVTRVNRE; encoded by the exons ATGCGACGGTTGAATGCCCGTGCAAGGGTCCATTCCAAACGTAAGGCCGACATAGTTATGGATCCGATTAAGCTCCAAATAAGACCCGGAGCTCGGTCCAATCTCTTCTCTCGCAATTCCAGTTCCAAGCACAGAAAATCCAGTTTATTCATTTTCGCTTTGATTTCCATATCTTTCGCTTTGTTACTTTGTTATTTATTGGTTTTCGGAAGAAGCTCGCGGAATTCCGTGAAGAGAAAGTACGGGATTGTCATCGACGGAGGGAGTACCGGGACTCGGATCCACGTGATCGAGTACCGGGTCGAGAATGGAAATACGATATATGATTTCGGGAAGGACGGGTTGGCTTCGATGCGGGTGAACCCGGGGCTCTCGGCGTTCGCCGAGGATTCGCATGGGGCAGGTGGGTCGCTGAACGAGCTCCTGGAGTTTGGGAAGGGAAGGGTCCCGAAGGAGCTTTGGGGGCAGACTGAGATTCGGCTCATGGCGACAGCGGGGCTCCGGTTGCTCGAATCGGATCTGCGGGATCGGATTATGGAGTCGTGCAGGCGAGTGCTCCGGTCCTCTGTGTTTAAGTTTCGGGACGAGTGGGCTTCCATTATTACCG GCGCTGATGAAGGGATATATGCTTGGGTTGTTGCAAACTATGCCCTTGGGACTCTTGGAGGTGATCCTCTGCAGACAACTGGGATTATTGAACTTGGTGGCGCTTCTGCTCAG GTTACCTTTGTTTCAAGTGAATCAATGCCACCTGAGTTCTCACATTCTGTTAGATTTGGGAATATCACATATAATCTCTACAGCCACAGTTTTCTTCATTTTGGCCAG AATGTTGCCTTTGACTCATTGAGGGAAGCACTTGTTTTAGGAGACTTGAACTTAG TTACTGAGTCTCTTGAAAAGAGAATCTTGATTGATCCTTGTACCCCTAAAGGGTACTCACATAGTGTGGAGTCGTGGAAGCTTTCTCCAGGTTCATTGGACACGAAGAATAGATATTTGGCTACTCTTCAATCTAAAGGGAACTTTTCAGAATGCAGAAATGCTGCATTAATGTTGTTACAAAAAGGAAAAG AGAAATGCTCCTATCAGAGTTGCCACATAGGATCAACTTTCATACCTAAACTTCAGGGAAAGTTTTTGGCAACAGAAAATTTCTTCTATACTTCAAAG TTCTTTGACTTGGCTCCAAGATCATTTCTTTCTGAGCTGATGATGGCTGGACAACAATTCTGTGGAGAAGATTGGTTGAAGTTGAAGACGAAATACCGTTCACTTAAGGAGGAAGATTTACTGCAGTATTGCTTCTCTTCAGCCTATATTGTGGCCCTACTTCATGACAGTCTTGGGGTTTCTTTCAATGATGAAAG GATTGGGGTTTCAAATCAGGTTGGAAATATTCCGCTTGACTGGGCTTTAGGAGCCTTCATTCTGCAGAGCACAGCTAAATTAGATTTGGAGCATGCTCACTGGATCGCTAACATTATAAGAATTGACTCACCCACACTGCTCATGATAATTGCTATCTTTCTAGTTTTGATGTTCACGGCATGGTCTGTATCAAAGTGGAGAAAGCCCCAATTGAAGACAATTTATGATCTGGAGAAAGGACGGTATATAGTCACCCGTGTCAACAGAGAATGA
- the LOC122310705 gene encoding probable apyrase 6 isoform X2 — translation MRRLNARARVHSKRKADIVMDPIKLQIRPGARSNLFSRNSSSKHRKSSLFIFALISISFALLLCYLLVFGRSSRNSVKRKYGIVIDGGSTGTRIHVIEYRVENGNTIYDFGKDGLASMRVNPGLSAFAEDSHGAGGSLNELLEFGKGRVPKELWGQTEIRLMATAGLRLLESDLRDRIMESCRRVLRSSVFKFRDEWASIITGADEGIYAWVVANYALGTLGGDPLQTTGIIELGGASAQVTFVSSESMPPEFSHSVRFGNITYNLYSHSFLHFGQNVAFDSLREALVLGDLNLVTESLEKRILIDPCTPKGYSHSVESWKLSPGSLDTKNRYLATLQSKGNFSECRNAALMLLQKGKEKCSYQSCHIGSTFIPKLQGKFLATENFFYTSKFFDLAPRSFLSELMMAGQQFCGEDWLKLKTKYRSLKEEDLLQYCFSSAYIVALLHDSLGVSFNDERPSL, via the exons ATGCGACGGTTGAATGCCCGTGCAAGGGTCCATTCCAAACGTAAGGCCGACATAGTTATGGATCCGATTAAGCTCCAAATAAGACCCGGAGCTCGGTCCAATCTCTTCTCTCGCAATTCCAGTTCCAAGCACAGAAAATCCAGTTTATTCATTTTCGCTTTGATTTCCATATCTTTCGCTTTGTTACTTTGTTATTTATTGGTTTTCGGAAGAAGCTCGCGGAATTCCGTGAAGAGAAAGTACGGGATTGTCATCGACGGAGGGAGTACCGGGACTCGGATCCACGTGATCGAGTACCGGGTCGAGAATGGAAATACGATATATGATTTCGGGAAGGACGGGTTGGCTTCGATGCGGGTGAACCCGGGGCTCTCGGCGTTCGCCGAGGATTCGCATGGGGCAGGTGGGTCGCTGAACGAGCTCCTGGAGTTTGGGAAGGGAAGGGTCCCGAAGGAGCTTTGGGGGCAGACTGAGATTCGGCTCATGGCGACAGCGGGGCTCCGGTTGCTCGAATCGGATCTGCGGGATCGGATTATGGAGTCGTGCAGGCGAGTGCTCCGGTCCTCTGTGTTTAAGTTTCGGGACGAGTGGGCTTCCATTATTACCG GCGCTGATGAAGGGATATATGCTTGGGTTGTTGCAAACTATGCCCTTGGGACTCTTGGAGGTGATCCTCTGCAGACAACTGGGATTATTGAACTTGGTGGCGCTTCTGCTCAG GTTACCTTTGTTTCAAGTGAATCAATGCCACCTGAGTTCTCACATTCTGTTAGATTTGGGAATATCACATATAATCTCTACAGCCACAGTTTTCTTCATTTTGGCCAG AATGTTGCCTTTGACTCATTGAGGGAAGCACTTGTTTTAGGAGACTTGAACTTAG TTACTGAGTCTCTTGAAAAGAGAATCTTGATTGATCCTTGTACCCCTAAAGGGTACTCACATAGTGTGGAGTCGTGGAAGCTTTCTCCAGGTTCATTGGACACGAAGAATAGATATTTGGCTACTCTTCAATCTAAAGGGAACTTTTCAGAATGCAGAAATGCTGCATTAATGTTGTTACAAAAAGGAAAAG AGAAATGCTCCTATCAGAGTTGCCACATAGGATCAACTTTCATACCTAAACTTCAGGGAAAGTTTTTGGCAACAGAAAATTTCTTCTATACTTCAAAG TTCTTTGACTTGGCTCCAAGATCATTTCTTTCTGAGCTGATGATGGCTGGACAACAATTCTGTGGAGAAGATTGGTTGAAGTTGAAGACGAAATACCGTTCACTTAAGGAGGAAGATTTACTGCAGTATTGCTTCTCTTCAGCCTATATTGTGGCCCTACTTCATGACAGTCTTGGGGTTTCTTTCAATGATGAAAG GCCCTCTTTATAG